The Streptomyces rimosus genomic interval CAGGGCCTCCTTCTTCGCCTGGGCGGTGCCGGAGGAGCCGGAGACGATGGCGCCGGCGTGGCCCATGGTCTTGCCCTCGGGCGCGGTGAAGCCCGCGACGTAGCCGACGACCGGCTTGGTGACGTTGGCCTTGATGAAGTCGGCCGCACGCTCCTCGGCGTCGCCGCCGATCTCACCGATCATGACGATCAGCTCGGTCTCCGGGTCGGCCTCGAAGGCCTCCAGGGCGTCGATGTGGGTGGTGCCGATGACCGGGTCGCCACCGATGCCGACGGCCGAGGTGAAGCCGATGTCCCGCAGCTCGTACATCATCTGGTAGGTCAGCGTGCCGGACTTCGACACCAGACCGATCTTGCCGGGCTTGGTGATGTCGCCCGGGATGATGCCGGCGTTGGACTGGCCGGGGGTGATCAGGCCGGGGCAGTTCGGGCCGATGATGCGGGTCTTGTTGCCCTTGCTCGACGCGTACGCCCAGAAGGCGGCGGAGTCGTGCACCGCGATGCCCTCGGTGATCACGACGGCCAGGCCGATCTCGGCGTCGATCGCCTCGACGACGGCGGCCTTGGCGAACTTCGGCGGCACGAAGATGACGGACACGTCGGCGCCGGTCTTCTCCATCGCCTCGGCGACCGAGCCGAAGACGGGCACGGACGTCCCGTCGAAGTCGACCTCGGTGCCGGCCTTGCGCGGGTTGACACCGCCGACGATGTTGGTGCCGTCGCCCAGCATGAGCTTGGTGTGCTTCATGCCCGTGGCACCGGTCATGCCCTGGACGATGACCTTGCTGTCCTTGGTGAGGAAGATAGCCATGGTGGTCTGAGTCCCTCTATCCCTTACTTCGCAGCCGCGGCGAGCTCGGCGGCCTTGTCGGCCGCGCCGTCCATGGTGTCCACGCGCTGGACCAGCGGGTGGTTGGCGTCGCTCAGGATCTTGCGACCGAGCTCCGCGTTGTTGCCGTCCAGGCGGACGACCAGCGGCTTGGTGACGTCCTCACCCTTGGACTTGAGCAGCTCCAGGGCCTGCACGATGCCGTTGGCGACCTCGTCACAGGCGGTGATGCCACCGAAGACGTTGACGAACACGGACTTCACGTCCGGGTCGCCGAGGATGATCTCCAGGCCGTTCGCCATGACCTCGGCGGAGGCGCCGCCGCCGATGTCGAGGAAGTTGGCCGGCTTGACGTTGTCGTGCTTCTCACCGGCGTACGCGACGACGTCCAGGGTGCTCATGACGAGACCCGCGCCGTTGCCGATGATGCCGACCTGACCGTCGAGCTTGACGTAGTTCAGGCCCTTGGCCTTGGCGGCGGCCTCCAGCGGGTTGGCCGCGGCCTTGTCCTCCAGGGCCTCGTGCCCGGGCTGGCGGAAGTCGGCGTTCTCGTCGAGCGAGACCTTGCCGTCCAGGGCCAGGATGCGGCCGTCCTTGGTCTTCACCAGCGGGTTGACCTCGACGAGGAGCGCGTCCTCGGCGACGAAGGTCTCCCACAGGGTCACCATGACCTCGGCGACCTTCTCGGCGACCTCGGCCGGGAACTTCGCCTGCGCGACGATCTCGCGGGCCTTCTCGATGGTGACGCCCTCGTTGGAGTCGACCGGGACCTTGGCGAGCGCCTCGGGGGTCTTCTCCGCGACCTCCTCGATGTCCATGCCGCCCTGCACCGAGG includes:
- the sucC gene encoding ADP-forming succinate--CoA ligase subunit beta; this encodes MDLFEYQARDLFAKHGVPVLAGEVIDTPEAARAATERLGGKSVVKAQVKVGGRGKAGGVKVATTPDEAVARATDILGMDIKGHTVHKVMIAELSPEIEAEYYVSYLLDRTNRTFLAMASVQGGMDIEEVAEKTPEALAKVPVDSNEGVTIEKAREIVAQAKFPAEVAEKVAEVMVTLWETFVAEDALLVEVNPLVKTKDGRILALDGKVSLDENADFRQPGHEALEDKAAANPLEAAAKAKGLNYVKLDGQVGIIGNGAGLVMSTLDVVAYAGEKHDNVKPANFLDIGGGASAEVMANGLEIILGDPDVKSVFVNVFGGITACDEVANGIVQALELLKSKGEDVTKPLVVRLDGNNAELGRKILSDANHPLVQRVDTMDGAADKAAELAAAAK
- the sucD gene encoding succinate--CoA ligase subunit alpha; protein product: MAIFLTKDSKVIVQGMTGATGMKHTKLMLGDGTNIVGGVNPRKAGTEVDFDGTSVPVFGSVAEAMEKTGADVSVIFVPPKFAKAAVVEAIDAEIGLAVVITEGIAVHDSAAFWAYASSKGNKTRIIGPNCPGLITPGQSNAGIIPGDITKPGKIGLVSKSGTLTYQMMYELRDIGFTSAVGIGGDPVIGTTHIDALEAFEADPETELIVMIGEIGGDAEERAADFIKANVTKPVVGYVAGFTAPEGKTMGHAGAIVSGSSGTAQAKKEALEAAGVKVGKTPSETARLAREILVG